The Chrysemys picta bellii isolate R12L10 chromosome 12, ASM1138683v2, whole genome shotgun sequence genome has a segment encoding these proteins:
- the NELFE gene encoding negative elongation factor E, whose protein sequence is MLVKTGAISAIKAENKNCGFKRSRTLEGKLKDPEKGPAPTFQPFQRSLSADDECQESRRPQRKSLYESFVSSSERLRDPEKEPEDERDPEKEPERGEGLRTFEWDYDRERSRERSRERDRERDRDRERDGSFRRSDSFPDRRAPRKGNTVYVYGTDMTQSLLRGAFSPFGTIIDLSMDNPRNCAFVTYEKMESADQAIAELNGAVVEDVQLKVSIARKQPMLDAATGKSVWGSLAVKNSAKGSHRDRRSQVVYNEDLF, encoded by the exons ATGCTGGTGAAGACGGGAGCCATCAGTGCCATCAAGGCGGAGAACAAGAACTGCGGGTTCAAGCGCTCGCGGACGCTGGAGGGGAAGCTGAAG GACCCTGAGAAGGGACCAGCCCCCACCTTCCAGCCCTTCCAGCGCAGCCTGTCAGCCGACGATGAGTGCCAGGAG TCCCGGCGCCCCCAGCGGAAATCCCTCTATGAGAG CTTCGTGAGCTCCAGCGAGCGCCTGCGGGACCCCGAGAAGGAGCCGGAGGACGAGCGGGACCCCGAAAAGGAGCCGGAGCGCGGCGAGGGGCTGCGCACCTTCGAATGGGACTACGACCGGGAGCGCAGCCGGGAGCGGAGCCGGGAGAGGGACCGCGAGAGGGACCGTGACCGGGAACGGGACGGCAGCTTCCGCC GGTCGGACTCGTTCCCGGACCGGCGCGCCCCGCGCAAGGGGAACACAGTTTACGTGTACGGCACTGACATGACCCAGAGCCTGCTGCGCGGCGCCTTCTCCCCCTTCGGCACCATCATCGACCTCTCCATGGACAACCCCCGCAA CTGCGCCTTCGTCACATATGAGAAGATGGAGTCAGCGGATCAGGCCATCGCTGAG CTCAACGGGGCCGTGGTAGAGGACGTGCAGCTGAAAGTCAGCATCGCCCGCAAACAGCCCATGCTGGACGCAGCCACCGGGAAATCCGTCTGGGGATCGCTGG ctgtgaAGAACAGCGCGAAGGGCTCCCACCGAGACAGGCGCTCGCAGGTGGTCTACAACGAGGACCTGTTCTGA
- the LOC101947880 gene encoding LOW QUALITY PROTEIN: uncharacterized protein LOC101947880 (The sequence of the model RefSeq protein was modified relative to this genomic sequence to represent the inferred CDS: inserted 2 bases in 2 codons) — translation MAPSLCTLLLLALCPGAWAQPPEEAAPSCGQDVAIRNGTFALSDGYRPGSVLTYSCPPGFYPYPLGSRLCQDDGRWTTLRTPTGSVFPQPLCREIRCPAQLAFENGSFQPRRASYPVGSILTFECLDGYMLRGPAQRTCQENGHWDGGTPACDDGAEHCPNPGVPAGTTKSGSRYRLGERVSYRCQAGLSLVGSAQRVCTEAGEWSGAEPSCRAPFSYDRVEDVGAEFGASFSNVLGLASSSASSGLNASIIKPPTFVGRRLILSEDSVVNIYLLVDSSKSVNKESFQIFKEWVENIVDRIASFEVASSFAVISYATKPKKIVSIYDPEASDADVVIGKIKTGMNFQDHGNGTGTNIRAALLEVYNMILFQQQSFDRQGKPDVWKKIRHAIIVLTDGKYNMGGSPKDAVDKIEGVLEIKPDRKDYLDIYAFGIGTQEVDWGGLNEIASKKEGERHAFKMDSSQNLKAAFEDVLDTKNIHDLCGLGNDSQSATHQQRNPWHVVIKGKTGASCRGSLVSDSWVLTAAHCFNQVTDTSLWRVQVGPEEISIKNRTDHPKYNITAKAGQGIPEYYDYDVSLIELQKAVQFSGRVRPICLPCTTQANRALKKPQGATCRDHELELLSQEQVPAHFISLDNQRLNVEIKTNKSRPSCIGGAIQPGMIYANVSDVSQVVTDRFLCSGQASGGSKEESTCKGESGGGLFLEKKRRYFQVGVVSWGTYNPCPSKQKENEVKNRQPPRGHVPRDFYVSLFRVQDWLRQHLGGPGERDLYPVAGTPRPPPQPVPLPPQNPSPHNPCPSPAPLPPSTCPLPAPSPARGPWGSARPGSAQPRTDAMGPAAPLLAWLLALGAAHLGAAASDAPSCDPQRAPIVGGSARLQRQGQMLVYQCPEGQFPYPPAVRECRSNGRWSPLNPPTGRPLAKAECRAIQCPGPLEFDNGHFHPRQPRYNISQTLTFECFEGYTLRGPQNRTCLPNGKWSRGTAICDDGEGQCPDPGVPIGATKDGQHYRVEDRVRYRCGRGLVMFGSKERTCQESGAWSGTEPECRDPSTYDTPQEVSSAFIASLSETVEVADPNGPPVSHVAGGWGGSHGGAQGGSGRPLTPPPPPAENVKRRIRIEAGGSMNIYLVIDASDSVGEGNFSRARDVLVQLIEKISSYGVFPRYGXLTFATDPKIVVSTVNPESSDADWVSTKLGELKYDSEHALRSGTNTRXALQAVLNMIIQQEQDEIRKGHKVAPVANSTRHVVVLMTDGNTNMGGSPVPVVGQIRELLSIGRDVRNPREDYLDIYVFGIGAMVNSENIAELASKKSGEKHVFHMQDIKDLQKAFHEMIDESETLSMCGLGWAHEEANDHQRNPWHVSIKITRHGKGQSCKGALISEYFVLTAAHCFDINDEAQWITVDVGTNSASEVDKLWSHPQYNVGKLRGAGIPEFYDYDVALLKLKNKIKFSFNARPICLPCTEGTTRALRKPHPETTCNDHKRLLLTVGEVPALFVHEEKQKKLERKHVNIKNGVKKSACEADAKKAPIYVNVTDVKQVVTPRFLCTGGIDPVVDPNTCKGDSGGPLIIPKGKRYIQVGVISWGVFDVCKPPKAKAPAYARDFHLNLFTVLPWLREKLAEEELGFI, via the exons AtggccccctccctctgcacccttCTGCTGCTCGCCCTCTGCCcag gtgcCTGGGCGCAGCCCCCCGAGGAGGCAGCGCCCTCCTGTGGCCAGGACGTGGCCATCCGCAATGGCACGTTCGCCCTGTCGGACGGGTACCGCCCGGGCAGTGTGCTCACCTACTCCTGCCCCCCGGGCTTCTACCCCTACCCGCTGGGCAGCCGTCTCTGCCAGGACGACGGGCGCTGGACCACGCTCCGCACCCCCACCGGCTCCGTCTTCCCCCAGCCGCTCTGCCGAG AGATCCGCTGCCCGGCGCAACTGGCGTTCGAGAACGGCTCGTTCCAGCCACGCCGGGCGTCCTACCCCGTGGGCAGCATCCTGACCTTCGAGTGCCTGGACGGGTACATGCTGCGGGGGCCGGCCCAGCGCACCTGCCAGGAGAACGGGCACTGGGACGGGGGCACCCCCGCCTGCGACGATGGAG ctgagCACTGCCCCAACCCCGGGGTGCCGGCCGGGACGACGAAGAGCGGCAGCCGGTACCGGCTGGGCGAGCGGGTCTCCTACCGCTGCCAGGCAGGGCTGTCTCTGGTGGGGTCCGCGCAGCGCGTCTGCACTGAGGCTGGGGAGTGGTCGGGGGCcgagcccagctgcagag CCCCTTTCTCCTACGACCGGGTGGAGGACGTCGGGGCCGAGTTCGGAGCCTCCTTCTCCAACGTCTTGGGCCTGGCCAGCTCCTCGGCCTCCTCCGGCCTCAACGCCTCCATCATAAAGCCAC CAACGTTCGTGGGCCGCAGGCTCATTCTTAGCGAGGACAGCGTCGTTAATATCTACCTGCTGGTGGACTCCTCAAAGAGCGTCAACAAAGAAAGCTTCCAGATCTTCAAGGAATGGGTGGAGAACATTGTGGACCGG ATTGCCAGCTTTGAAGTAGCGTCCAGCTTTGCTGTGATCTCCTACGCCACCAAGCCCAAGAAAATCGTTTCCATTTATGATCCCGAAGCTTCTGACGCGGATGTGGTTATCGGAAAGATAAAGACGGGGATGAATTTTCAAG ATCATGGCAACGGGACTGGAACCAACATCCGAGCGGCGCTGCTGGAGGTGTATAACATGATCCTGTTCCAGCAGCAGTCCTTTGACCGGCAGGGCAAGCCAGATGTGTGGAAGAAAATCCGGCATGCCATCATTGTGCTGACAGATG GCAAATACAACATGGGAGGATCCCCCAAGGATGCAGTAGACAAGATAGAAGGGGTCCTAGAGATCAAGCCAGACAGGAAAGACTACCTAG ATATCTATGCCTTTGGGATTGGGACGCAGGAGGTGGACTGGGGTGGCCTTAATGAGATTGCTTCCAAGAAGGAAGGGGAGAGGCACGCCTTCAAGATGGACTCCAGCCAGAATCTCAAGGCTGCGTTCGAGGATGTCCTGG ACACCAAAAACATCCACGATCTCTGCGGGCTGGGGAATGATTCGCAGAGTGCCACGCACCAGCAGCGGAACCCCTGGCACGTGGTCATCAAG GGGAAAACGGGCGCCTCGTGCCGGGGGTCCCTGGTTTCTGACTCGTGGGTCCTGACGGCCGCACACTGCTTCAACCAGGTGACAGACACGTCCCTCTGGAGAGTGCAAGTGG ggccggaggaGATCTCCATCAAGAACAGGACCGACCACCCGAAGTACAACATCACGGCCAAGGCCGGCCAGGGCATCCCCGAATACTACGACTACGACGTGTCGCTGATCGAACTGCAGAAGGCCGTGCAGTTCTCCGGGCGGGTCAG ACCCATCTGCCTGCCCTGCACAACGCAAGCGAACCGAGCGCTGAAGAAGCCCCAGGGGGCGACGTGCAGGGATCACG agctggaaCTGCTGAGCCAGGAGCAGGTCCCCGCCCACTTCATCTCCCTGGACAACCAGAGGTTAAACGTGGAAATCAAGACCAACAAGTCG CGCCCTTCGTGCATTGGTGGCGCCATCCAGCCCGGCATGATCTACGCCAACGTGTCGGACGTGTCCCAGGTGGTGACCGACCGGTTCCTCTGCTCTGGGCAGGCCAGCGGCGGCTCGAAGGAGGAGTCTACCTGCAAAG GTGAATCTGGGGGGGGGTTGTTCCTGGAGAAGAAGAGGAGATATTTCCAG GTGGGCGTGGTGAGCTGGGGCACCTACAACCCCTGCCCCTCGAAGCAAAAGGAGAACGAGGTGAAAAACAGGCAACCCCCCCGGGGCCACGTCCCCCGCGACTTCTACGTCAGCCTCTTCCGGGTGCAGGACTGGCTGCGCCAGCACCTGGGGGGGCCCGGGGAGAGAGACCTTTATCCCGTAGCggggaccccccgcccccccccccagcctgtacccctccccccacaa aacccctccccccacaacccctgtccctcccccgcccctctccctcctagcacctgccccctccccgcccccagccccgcccgcgGGCCGTGGGGCTCGGCCAGACCCGGCTCGGCTCAGCCCCGGACGGACGCGATGGGACCCGCAGCCCCACTGCTCGCCTGGCTCCTGGCGCTGGGGGCGGCGCACCTCG GTGCAGCTGCCAGCGATGCCCCGAGCTGCGACCCCCAGCGCGCGCCGATCGTGGGGGGCTCGGCCCGGTTGCAGCGCCAGGGGCAGATGCTGGTGTACCAGTGCCCCGAGGGGCAGTTCCCGTACCCCCCGGCCGTCCGGGAGTGCCGCTCCAACGGCCGCTGGagccccctgaacccccccactgGCCGCCCCCTCGCCAAGGCCGAGTGCAgag CCATCCAGTGCCCGGGCCCGCTGGAGTTCGACAACGGGCACTTCCACCCCCGCCAGCCGCGCTACAACATCAGCCAGACGCTGACCTTCGAGTGCTTCGAGGGGTACACGCTGCGCGGCCCCCAGAACCGCACCTGCCTGCCCAACGGGAAGTGGAGCCGGGGGACGGCCATCTGCGACGACGGAG AGGGCCAGTGCCCGGACCCTGGCGTCCCCATCGGGGCGACGAAGGACGGGCAGCACTACCGGGTGGAGGACCGGGTCCGGTACCGGTGCGGCCGGGGGCTCGTCATGTTCGGGTCCAAAGAACGGACCTGCCAGGAGTCCGGCGCCTGGAGCGGGACCGAACCGGAGTGTCGAG aCCCGTCCACCTACGACACCCCCCAGGAAGTGTCCTCCGCGTTCATCGCCTCCCTCTCGGAGACCGTGGAGGTAGCTGATCCGAACGGACCACCTGTGAGTCACgtggcggggggctgggggggatcacATGGGGGGGCTCA gggggggtccgGCCGCCCGCtgacccccccgcctcccccagcgGAGAACGTGAAGCGGAGGATCCGGATCGAGGCCGGCGGCTCCATGAACATTTACCTGGTGATCGACGCCTCGGACAGCGTGGGGGAGGGGAACTTCTCCCGCGCCCGCGACGTCCTGGTCCAACTCATCGAGAAG atctCCAGCTACGGGGTCTTTCCCCGCTACG TCCTGACCTTCGCCACTGACCCCAAAATCGTGGTGAGCACCGTGAACCCCGAGAGCAGCGACGCCGACTGGGTCAGCACCAAACTGGGGGAGCTGAAATACGACAGTGA GCACGCGCTGCGCAGCGGCACCAACACCC CCGCGCTCCAGGCCGTGCTCAACATGATCATCCAGCAGGAGCAGGACGAGATTCGCAAGGGCCACAAGGTGGCGCCAGTCGCCAACTCCACCCGCCACGTGGTGGTCCTCATGACGGACG GGAACACCAACATGGGGGGCTCCCCGGTGCCGGTGGTGGGGCAGATCCGGGAGCTGCTGAGCATCGGCCGGGACGTCCGCAACCCCCGCGAGGATTACCTGG atatcTACGTGTTCGGGATCGGGGCCATGGTGAACTCGGAGAACATCGCGGAGCTCGCCTCCAAGAAGAGCGGCGAGAAACACGTTTTCCACATGCAGGACATCAAGGACCTGCAGAAGGCCTTCCACGAGATGATCG ACGAGAGCGAGACGCTGAGCATGTGCGGCCTGGGCTGGGCACACGAGGAGGCCAACGACCACCAGAGAAACCCCTGGCACGTCAGCATCAAAATCAct CGCCACGGGAAAGGGCAGTCCTgcaaaggggccctgatctccgaGTACTTCGTGCTCACGGCTGCCCACTGCTTCGACATCAACGACGAGGCCCAATGGATCACCGTGGACGTGG GGACGAACTCGGCGAGCGAGGTGGACAAACTCTGGAGTCACCCCCAGTACAACGTCGGGAAGCTTCGGGGCGCCGGGATCCCCGAGTTCTACGACTACGACGTGGCTCTGCTGAAACTCAAGAACAAGATCAAGTTCTCCTTCAATGCCCG gcccATCTGCCTGCCCTGCACTGAGGGGACCACCCGCGCCCTGCGCAAGCCCCACCCGGAGACCACCTGCAACGACCACA AGCGGCTGCTGCTGACGGTGGGCGAGGTCCCGGCCCTCTTCGTGCACGAGGAGAAGCAGAAGAAGCTGGAGCGGAAACACGTGAACATCAAGAACGGGGTCAAG aaaTCAGCCTGCGAAGCCGACGCGAAGAAGGCCCCGATTTACGTTAACGTGACGGACGTGAAGCAGGTGGTGACACCCCGATTCCTCTGCACCGGGGGGATCGACCCCGTCGTGGACCCCAACACCTGCAAGG GCGACTCCGGGGGCCCCCTCATCATCCCCAAGGGCAAACGCTACATCCAG gTGGGTGTGATCAGCTGGGGCGTGTTCGACGTCTGCAAGCCGCCCAAGGCCAAGGCCCCGGCCTACGCCCGCGACTTCCACCTCAACCTCTTCACCGTGCTGCCCTGGCTGCGGGAGAAGCTggcagaggaggagctgggcTTCATCTGA